From one Cucurbita pepo subsp. pepo cultivar mu-cu-16 chromosome LG17, ASM280686v2, whole genome shotgun sequence genomic stretch:
- the LOC111778372 gene encoding bidirectional sugar transporter N3-like, giving the protein MALFHTPHLLVFTFGILGNIVSFFVYLAPLPTFNRIWRKKSTEGFHALPYLVALFSSALWLFYAFLKTNTFLLITINSFGCVIEFLYFLLFILFATNPIRMMTIRLFAVMNMGLFGFILLAIHFIPKPSNRVQVMGWICVTVSVSVFAAPLSILRQVIRTKSVEYMPFTLSFFLTLSAIMWFAYGVFLNDICVAIPNVVGFVLGLVQMVVYAIYRKGRMEEEKVAEEVKGRAVVAEVHPVKANGNDAQKDVMIIIKEEQLHETAISCDKSNINQSPL; this is encoded by the exons ATGGCCCTTTTTCACACTCCCCATCTCTTAGTTTTCACTTTTGGCATTCTTG GTAACATCGTTTCCTTCTTCGTCTACTTGGCTCCTTT GCCGACATTCAACAGAATATGGCGAAAGAAGTCGACGGAGGGCTTCCACGCGCTGCCATATTTAGTAGCACTCTTCAGCTCCGCCCTATGGCTCTTCTACGCCTTCCTCAAAACCAACACTTTCCTTCTCATCACCATCAACTCCTTTGGCTGCGTCATCGAGTTTCTCTACTTCCTCCTCTTTATTCTATTCGCCACCAATCCAATTAGG ATGATGACCATCAGACTGTTTGCTGTGATGAACATGGGGCTGTTTGGGTTCATCCTTCTTGCCATTCACTTCATTCCTAAGCCTTCAAACCGTGTTCAAGTTATGGGCTGGATTTGTGTGACCGTTTCTGTCTCTGTTTTTGCAGCTCCGTTAAGCATTCTG AGACAAGTCATTCGAACAAAGAGCGTTGAGTACATGCCATTTACACTCTCATTCTTCCTTACATTGAGTGCCATAATGTGGTTTGCTTATGGTGTTTTCTTGAACGACATATGCGTTGCC ATTCCAAACGTGGTGGGGTTTGTATTGGGGTTGGTTCAGATGGTGGTGTATGCAATTTACAGAAAGGGAAgaatggaagaagagaaggtaGCAGAGGAAGTAAAAGGCAGAGCAGTGGTAGCTGAGGTTCATCCTGTGAAGGCCAACGGAAATGACGCACAAAAGGAtgtaatgataataataaaggaGGAACAACTTCATGAAACCGCAATCAGCTGTGACAAAAGCAATATTAATCAATCTCCACTTTAG